One Anas platyrhynchos isolate ZD024472 breed Pekin duck chromosome 2, IASCAAS_PekinDuck_T2T, whole genome shotgun sequence DNA segment encodes these proteins:
- the CCM2 gene encoding cerebral cavernous malformations 2 protein isoform X2 produces MESEPGIVSPFKRVFLKGEKGRDKKAQEKVTERRPLHTVLVSLPDRVEPDILLNDYIEKEVKYLGQLTSIPGYLNPSSRTEILHLIDNAKRAHQLPGQLSPEHDAVISLSAYNIKLVWRDGEDLILRVPIHDIAAVSYIRDDSAHLVVLKTAQDPGISPSQSLCAESSKALTSGSLSESGVVPVEACCLVVLATENKVTAEELCSLLSQVFQIVYTESTIDFLDRAIFDGASTPTRHLSLHSDDSSTKVDVKEPYETEASTVSFPEALEAGDSSPSSFLPQQSPHIKTVSESELSTTATELLQDYMMTLRTKLSSQEIQQFAMLLHEYRNGASIHEFCINLKQLYGDSRKFLLLGLRPFIPEKDSQHFENFLETIGVKDGRGIITDSFGRYRRTLSTTSNSTTNGNGAAGSSDEQSVPSEEDEWDRMISHISNDIEALGCSMDRDSS; encoded by the exons ATGGAGAGCGAG CCTGGGATCGTGTCCCCTTTCAAGCGAGTCTTCCTGAAGGGCGAAAAGGGTCGCGACAAAAAAGCCCAGGAGAAGGTGACGGAGCGGCGGCCCCTCCACACCGTCCTGGTGTCCCTGCCCGACCGCGTCGAGCCGGACATCCTCCTGAACGACTACATCGAGAAGGAGGTGAAG TATTTAGGCCAGCTGACCTCCATCCCCGGCTACCTGAATCCCTCCAGCCGCACCGAGATCCTGCACCTGATCGATAACGCCAAG CGAGCTCACCAGCTCCCAGGCCAGCTGAGCCCCGAGCACGACGCCGTGATCAGCCTGTCGGCCTACAACATCAAGCTGGTGTGGCGGGACGGCGAGGATCTCATCCTCAGGGTCCCCATCCACGACATCGCCGCCGTCTCCTACATCCGCGACGACTCCGCTCACTTGGTCGTGCTGAAaacgg CTCAGGACCCCGGGATCTCCCCCAGCCAGAGCCTCTGCGCCGAGAGCTCCAAGGCGCTGACGTCGGGCTCGCTGTCGGAGAGCGGCGTGGTGCCCGTGGAGGCTTGCTGCTTGGTGGTGCTGGCCACGGAGAACAAA gTGACGGCGGAGGAGCTGtgctccctgctcagccaagtcTTCCAGATCGTTTACACCGAGTCCACCATCGACTTCTTGGACCGAGCAATATTCGATGGGGCGTCCACGCCCACGCGCCACCTGTCCCTGCACAGCG ATGACTCTTCGACAAAAGTGGACGTGAAGGAACCCTACGAGACAGAAGCCAGCACTGT TTCCTTTCCAGAAGCCTTAGAGGCCGGTGAcagctccccctcctccttcctgccccagCAGTCTCCCCACATCAAGACCGTGAGCGAGAGCGAGCTGAGCACCACGGCCACCGAGCTGCTGCAGGACTACATGATGACG CTACGGACGAAGCTCTCCTCCCAGGAGATCCAGCAGTTCGCCATGCTGCTGCACGAGTACCGCAACGGGGCCTCCATCCACGAGTTCTGCATCAACCTGAAGCAGCTCTACGGGGACAGCAGGAagttcctgctgctgg GTTTACGACCCTTTATTCCCGAAAAGGACAGCCAACACTTCGAGAACTTCCTGGAGACCATCGGGGTGAAGGACGGGCGCGGCATCATCACCGACAGTTTCGGGAGGTACCGGCGGACGCTCAGCACCACCTCCAACTCCACCACCAACGGCAACGGGGCCGCGGGCAGCTCGGACGAGCAGTCGGTGCCCTCGGAGGAGGACGAGTGGGACCGAATGATTTCCCACATCAGCAacgacatcgaggccctgggctgcagcatggaccGCGATTCCTCCTGA
- the CCM2 gene encoding cerebral cavernous malformations 2 protein isoform X1, with the protein MEEEGRKGRKPGIVSPFKRVFLKGEKGRDKKAQEKVTERRPLHTVLVSLPDRVEPDILLNDYIEKEVKYLGQLTSIPGYLNPSSRTEILHLIDNAKRAHQLPGQLSPEHDAVISLSAYNIKLVWRDGEDLILRVPIHDIAAVSYIRDDSAHLVVLKTAQDPGISPSQSLCAESSKALTSGSLSESGVVPVEACCLVVLATENKVTAEELCSLLSQVFQIVYTESTIDFLDRAIFDGASTPTRHLSLHSDDSSTKVDVKEPYETEASTVSFPEALEAGDSSPSSFLPQQSPHIKTVSESELSTTATELLQDYMMTLRTKLSSQEIQQFAMLLHEYRNGASIHEFCINLKQLYGDSRKFLLLGLRPFIPEKDSQHFENFLETIGVKDGRGIITDSFGRYRRTLSTTSNSTTNGNGAAGSSDEQSVPSEEDEWDRMISHISNDIEALGCSMDRDSS; encoded by the exons atggaggaggagggcaggaagggCCGCAAG CCTGGGATCGTGTCCCCTTTCAAGCGAGTCTTCCTGAAGGGCGAAAAGGGTCGCGACAAAAAAGCCCAGGAGAAGGTGACGGAGCGGCGGCCCCTCCACACCGTCCTGGTGTCCCTGCCCGACCGCGTCGAGCCGGACATCCTCCTGAACGACTACATCGAGAAGGAGGTGAAG TATTTAGGCCAGCTGACCTCCATCCCCGGCTACCTGAATCCCTCCAGCCGCACCGAGATCCTGCACCTGATCGATAACGCCAAG CGAGCTCACCAGCTCCCAGGCCAGCTGAGCCCCGAGCACGACGCCGTGATCAGCCTGTCGGCCTACAACATCAAGCTGGTGTGGCGGGACGGCGAGGATCTCATCCTCAGGGTCCCCATCCACGACATCGCCGCCGTCTCCTACATCCGCGACGACTCCGCTCACTTGGTCGTGCTGAAaacgg CTCAGGACCCCGGGATCTCCCCCAGCCAGAGCCTCTGCGCCGAGAGCTCCAAGGCGCTGACGTCGGGCTCGCTGTCGGAGAGCGGCGTGGTGCCCGTGGAGGCTTGCTGCTTGGTGGTGCTGGCCACGGAGAACAAA gTGACGGCGGAGGAGCTGtgctccctgctcagccaagtcTTCCAGATCGTTTACACCGAGTCCACCATCGACTTCTTGGACCGAGCAATATTCGATGGGGCGTCCACGCCCACGCGCCACCTGTCCCTGCACAGCG ATGACTCTTCGACAAAAGTGGACGTGAAGGAACCCTACGAGACAGAAGCCAGCACTGT TTCCTTTCCAGAAGCCTTAGAGGCCGGTGAcagctccccctcctccttcctgccccagCAGTCTCCCCACATCAAGACCGTGAGCGAGAGCGAGCTGAGCACCACGGCCACCGAGCTGCTGCAGGACTACATGATGACG CTACGGACGAAGCTCTCCTCCCAGGAGATCCAGCAGTTCGCCATGCTGCTGCACGAGTACCGCAACGGGGCCTCCATCCACGAGTTCTGCATCAACCTGAAGCAGCTCTACGGGGACAGCAGGAagttcctgctgctgg GTTTACGACCCTTTATTCCCGAAAAGGACAGCCAACACTTCGAGAACTTCCTGGAGACCATCGGGGTGAAGGACGGGCGCGGCATCATCACCGACAGTTTCGGGAGGTACCGGCGGACGCTCAGCACCACCTCCAACTCCACCACCAACGGCAACGGGGCCGCGGGCAGCTCGGACGAGCAGTCGGTGCCCTCGGAGGAGGACGAGTGGGACCGAATGATTTCCCACATCAGCAacgacatcgaggccctgggctgcagcatggaccGCGATTCCTCCTGA
- the TBRG4 gene encoding FAST kinase domain-containing protein 4 has protein sequence MAARLVGRCCWRHLAAISLGPGPASGLRHPPRASSLHAPGAAAAAEGSALKEKTEENPGAQGPKALRELLEAAQGPRELLELSEEPGLSSNQASLLIGRLSRLAAQQQLEPQGLLQDPRFKQLLGVMDSQISQVWNNALVNVLKSLYSLGLPSSSRELQSVEHEVLWRLRRLTFRQIASLAEFLASRPQKDNKLLAEVVRKLELRWTELEGTRSVVTLIAKVGHVSPALMDRLEDKALELAEHFSPEDIRKITLALAYQNRRCVPLLRALSYHLLQKHTELDLATLTDLIFAYGKLNFHQPQVFQKLATDLQPHVASMTPGEVTRCIRSFALLKWLSLPLFEAIAQYALDNAKQLSVAHLCSIILSFARLNFQPSGSEDFFNMVHEELRDQLDGLEPQLLSDLVWSLCVLQQAKPHYLQRALAPDFCARIQADPSPKAQNLRVKLLHINATARLEIPEYQGPFLTPNLLGTVGSAGEGGSQLQGSLREALTGVLGDQDRARFDAPTIYGWQIDAEVVVNAENKPLPIKDFAAPHLLHAEGTKPLPPGARRVAFLRWEFPNFSNRGKELLGRYAMARRHVQAAGFLLVDVPHYEFLELKLERQRVAYLRDKLNKALAKDLAS, from the exons ATGGCGGCGCGGCTGGTGGGGCGCTGCTGCTGGCGCCACCTCGCCGCCATCTCCCTGGGGCCCGGCCCTGCCTCAGGCCTCCGCCACCCCCCCAGGGCCTCCTCGCTTCACGCcccgggagccgccgccgccgccgagggCTCGGCCCTGAAGGAAAAAACTGAGGAGAACCCCGGGGCGCAGGGACCCAAGGCGCTGAGGGAGCTCCTGGAGGCGGCCCAGGGGCCtcgggagctgctggagctgagcgAGGAGCCGGGGCTGAGCAGCAACCAGGCCTCGCTGCTCATCGGCCGCCTGTCCCGCCTGGccgcccagcagcagctggagccgCAGGGTTTGCTGCAGGACCCTCGCTTCAAGCAGCTCCTCGGCGTGATGGACTCGCAG ATCTCCCAGGTGTGGAACAACGCCCTGGTGAACGTGCTGAAGAGCCTCTACTCGCTGGGGCTGCCGAGCAGCAGCCGGGAGTTGCAGTCGGTGGAGCACGAGGTGCTGTGGAGGCTGCGCCGCCTCACCTTCCGCCAGATCGCCTCCCTGGCCGAATTCTTGGCCTCCAGACCCCAAAAAGACAACAAACTGCTGGCCGAGGTGGTCAGGAAGCTGGAGCTGCGCTGGACGGAGCTGGAGGGCACCCGCAGCGTGGTGACGCTGATAGCCAAGGTCGGCCACGTCTCCCCCGCCCTGATGGACCGCCTGGAGGACAAG gcccTGGAGCTGGCGGAGCACTTCAGCCCCGAAGATATCCGCAAGATCACCCTGGCCCTGGCCTACCAGAACCGCCGCTGCGTGCCCCTGCTGCGTGCCCTGTCCTACCACCTCCTGCAGAAACACACCGAGCTCGACCTCGCCACCCTGACCGACCTGATTTTTGCTTATG gaaaactgaatTTCCACCAGCCCCAGGTCTTCCAGAAGCTCGCCACCGACCTGCAGCCCCACGTGGCCAGCATGACGCCGGGCGAGGTGACGCGCTGCATCAGGTCCTTCGCCCTCCTCAAGTGGCTCAGCCTCCCCCTCTTCGAGGCCATCGCGCAG TACGCCCTGGACAACGCCAAGCAGCTCTCGGTCGCCCACCTGTGCAGCATCATCCTCTCCTTCGCCCGCCTCAACTTCCAGCCCAGCGGCAGCGAGGATTTCTTTAACATG gTCCACGAGGAGCTTCGGGACCAGCTGGACGGGCTGGAGCCCCAGCTTCTGAGCGACCTGGTGTGGTCGCTGTGCGTGCTGCAGCAAGCCAAGCCCCACTACCTGCAGCGAGCCCTGGCGCCCGATTTCTGCGCCCGCATCCAAG CCGATCCGTCCCCCAAAGCCCAAAACCTGCGGGTGAAGCTGCTGCACATCAACGCCACGGCCAGGTTGGAGATCCCCGAGTACCAGGGCCCGTTCCTGACCCCAAATCTGTTGGGAACTGTGGGGTCAGCGGGGGAAGGAGGCAGccagctgcagggcagcctgCGGGAAGCCCTAACGGGGGTGCTGGGAGACCAGGACAGGGCACGATTCGACGCCCCCACCATCTACGGCTGGCAGATCG ACGCTGAGGTGGTGGTGAACGCCGAGAACAAACCCCTCCCCATAAAGGATTTCGCCGCCCCCCACCTCCTCCACGCCGAAGGGACGAAGCCGCTGCCGCCAGGAGCCAGGAG GGTTGCCTTCCTCAGGTGGGAGTTCCCAAATTTCAGCAATAGGGGCAAGGAGCTGCTGGGTCGCTACGCCATGGCCCGGCGCCACGTGCAGGCGGCCGGCTTCCTGCTGGTGGAC GTCCCTCACTACGAGTTCCTGGAGCTGAAGCTGGAGCGGCAGCGGGTGGCGTACCTCAGGGACAAGCTCAACAAGGCCCTGGCCAAGGATTTGGCGAGCTAG
- the NACAD gene encoding NAC-alpha domain-containing protein 1, with product MPGEEASSSPPGSQPEAPGLAPGLQPLSGSSVAAPPGDVVAAVAPPMPTKEEARPQPEGASCDAPPGPSTPHAAEHGPPSKGCPPPPPQNPPTPPLPPPTDPLDTRIVMGEETSCPPKNPPEPPHPFNRPPQASNLDPDLFFTAPSTPVRTGGARPQKEEDDEDEDEDGGDVGSEGLGSPPTSPSGSYMTAEGGSWGSSGTASTSPSCSPNLLVEAPDGEAGPAAFTHRSSSSSSSSSSSSEDEDEASARQEEEDEEEEDEDGGSGKALGDEGSPGGLIPAALLPFRGSLLFEAEAVEITLVPAQPAAEPLSEEDEDEEEDEEEEDEDASTSASFLRSLSETSINEGVDESFAFRDDTSASSDSASYDGEEDERLYGTERHALGGPGGRHPLPLASAGTPGDPQPSSGDIELHLRGREERPSLGGAPNCEAASGPQILEAAEKGEQDGAHPAEEEEEVEEEEDEEDEEEEEEEVVVASEVASVEAPATEVNMESTGEAFSPSSSSSEPEEASTLEPDVLQEPDPVPEEPPHMEAAVPTESLPLEEAEEATPEVMEAPEMVEALEVTETPKVVEAQEVPEVMETPKVVEVPEVMETPKVVEVPEVMETPKVMEALEMVETPNVVEAQLETDPDVDLEAAASTPQPPCAGETKDPQPHDHEGDAPTLPTTNGAHEVEATVAVVEAPEPPCPPQEGDPEDEAGRTAPTPNEDAPELQDGITEETPEQEEAVEEVEALQEDGEAAGSESPSPGDGDGDSAATEEPGDEDEGGDAEDPEEASGEDLEPASSKVEAEWDATASSSSSSSSSSSEDSSPEPLDTSRSRTDSSFFTAPEDSAGEGLQPSSSSSSSLPPRPCMALCLLPPASSSPPPPPPLRFTASEREVYVGTPPAPLELLQPPPPPPSSSSSSSSSSSSPLGALPESSEDRRRVATMLQGAFGDLPAPGGAGQSPPLVVLAAVTEPPQPPQAEAEGTVIAEPEPKDPQEPGDAGSPPCTPPWGEEPPLPPGEDPDAKVPVEGEHPPTPPKQQEEEDDDDEEEVTAGPLPEERGEVAPNPPEAVSVPSDPPAEPGTPEDPAPQEVPVEVSVPAASKLVQVPPPGSSSSSSSSPPPSEDTSGLAPRLEEHPAAPPASRKRLEAPEPSPQKEKARGRKAPGGPKTTRGSEAAEGGPRRAPRGSVQSESSSSSEAELPYNCPGAPEHLPAIALLEDKAAPRRGEANHKGSCNESESNDESIPELEEPEGAEPRPAQTQAPLTHSLGTGEESISKAKQSRSEKKARKAMSKLGLRQIHGVTRITIRKSKNILFVITKPDVFKSPASDIYIVFGEAKIEDLSQQVHKAAAEKFKVPMEHSPLITETAPALTIKEESEEEEEVDETGLEVRDIELVMAQANVSRPKAVRALRHNNNDIVNAIMELTM from the exons ATGCCCGGAGAGGAggcctccagcagcccccccgggtCGCAGCCGGAGGCTCCTGGCCTCGCTCCCGGCCTCCAGCCTCTCTCGGGTTCGTCGGTGGCAG cccccccaggggaCGTCGTCGCTGCTGTCGCCCCCCCGATGCCCACCAAGGAGGAGGCTCGCCCCCAACCCGAGGGGGCCAGCTGCGacgccccccccggcccctccaccCCCCATGCGGCCGAGCACGGCCCCCCCAGCaagggctgcccccccccacccccccaaaacccccctacaccccctctgcccccccctaCAGACCCCTTGGACACCCGCATCGTGATGGGCGAGGAGACGAGctgcccccccaaaaaccctccAGAACCCCCCCACCCTTTTAACCGCCCCCCCCAGGCCTCCAACCTGGACCCCGACCTCTTCTTCACCGCCCCCTCCACCCCCGTGAGGACCGGGGGGGCTCGACCccaaaaggaggaggatgatgaagatgaggatgaaGATGGGGGGGACGTGGGGAGCGAGGGGTTGGGctccccccccacgtccccctcCGGATCCTATATGACGGCCgaggggggcagctgggggtcTTCGGGCACCGCCAGCACCTCCCCGTCCTGCTCCCCAAATCTCCTGGTTGAGGCCCCCGACGGCGAGGCCGGGCCTGCGGCCTTCACCCACcgctcctcatcctcctcctcttcctcctcctcctcctccgaggACGAGGACGAGGCCTCGgcgaggcaggaggaggaggatgaggaagaggaggatgaggatgggggCAGTGGGAAGGCGTTGGGGGATGAAGGCTCCCCCGGCGGCCTCATCCCCGCGGCCTTGCTGCCTTTCCGCGGCAGCCTCCTCTTCGAGGCCGAGGCCGTGGAGATCACTTTGGTGCCGGCCCAGCCGGCGGCCGAGCCCCTCTctgaggaggatgaggatgaagaggaagatgaggaagaggaggatgaagacGCCAGCACCTCGGCCTCCTTCCTCCGCTCGCTCTCCGAGACCTCCATCAACGAGGGGGTGGACGAGTCCTTCGCCTTCCGCGACGACACCTCGGCCTCCTCCGACTCGGCCTCCTACGACGGCGAGGAGGACGAGCGGCTCTACGGCACCGAGCGCCACGCcttgggggggccggggggtcGCCACCCCCTTCCCCTGGCCTCCGCCGGCacccccggggacccccagcCTTCCTCAGGGGACATCGAGCTCCATCTGCGAGGCCGGGAGGAGAGGCCATCGCTGGGGGGGGCCCCAAATTGTGAGGCGGCCTCCGGGCCTCAAATTTTGGAGGCTGCCGAAAAGGGGGAGCAAGATGGTGCCCACCcggctgaggaagaggaggaggttgaggaagaggaggatgaagaggatgaggaagaagaggaggaggaggtggtggtggcctCTGAGGTGGCCTCCGTTGAGGCTCCTGCCACAGAAGTCAACATGGAGTCAACGGGGGAGGCCTTCagcccctcctcatcctcctcggAGCCGGAGGAGGCCTCCACCCTGGAGCCCGATGTCCTCCAAGAGCCCGACCCCGTCCCGGAGGAGCCACCCCATATGGAGGCTGCCGTCCCCACGGAGTCCCTGCCCTTGGAGGAGGCCGAGGAGGCGACACCAGAGGTGATGGAGGCCCCGGAGATGgtggaggccctggaggtgacGGAGACCCCAAAAGTGGTGGAGGCCCAGGAGGTCCCAGAGGTGATGGAGACCCCAAAAGTGGTGGAGGTCCCAGAGGTGATGGAGACCCCAAAAGTGGTGGAGGTCCCAGAGGTGATGGAGACCCCAAAAGTGATGGAGGCCCTGGAGATGGTGGAGACCCCAAATGTGGTGGAGGCCCAGCTGGAGACCGACCCTGATGTGGATCTGGAGGCCGCAgccagcaccccacagcccccctgTGCCGGGGAGACCAAAGACCCCCAACCCCATGACCACGAGGGGGACGCCCCCACCCTGCCCACCACCAACGGCGCCCACGAGGTTGAGGCCACCGTGGCGGTGGTGGAGGCCCCGGAGCCTCCGTGCCCACCCCAAGAAGGTGACCCCGAGGACGAGGCCGGCAGGACGGCCCCCACCCCAAATGAGGACGCCCCTGAGCTGCAGGACGGGATCACGGAGGAGACCCCGGAGCAGGAGGAGGCCGTTGAGGAGGTCGAGGCCCTCCAGGAGGACGGGGAGGCCGCGGGCAGCGAGTCCCCATCGCCGGGTGATGGTGACGGTGACAGCGCCGCCACCGAGGAGCCGGGGGACGAGGACGAGGGGGGGGACGCGGAGGACCCCGAGGAAGCCTCCGGCGAGGACCTGGAGCCGGCCTCAAGCAAGGTGGAGGCCGAGTGGgacgccaccgcctcctcctcttcctcatcttcctcctcctcctccgaggACTCCTCTCCCGAGCCCTTGGACACCTCGCGCTCCCGCACCGACTCCAGCTTCTTCACCGCCCCCGAGGACAGCGCGGGGGAAGGCctccagccttcctcctcctcctcttcctcgctgCCCCCCCGGCCCTGCATGGCTCTCTGCCTCCTACCCCcggcctcctccagcccccccccgcctcctccgCTGCGTTTCACCGCCTCGGAGCGGGAGGTGTacgtggggacccccccggcccccctcgAACTGCTCCAACCCCCACCACCGCCACCATcatcatcctcatcttcctcctcctcctcatcctcaccgctcGGTGCCTTGCCGGAGAGCTCGGAGGATCGCCGGCGCGTGGCCACCATGCTGCAGGGCGCTTTTGGGGACCtcccggcaccggggggggcggGACAAAGCCCCCCTCTCGTCGTCCTTGCTGCTGTTACGGAGcctccgcagcccccccaggctgAGGCCGAAGGCACCGTCATCGCCGAGCCTGAACCCAAAGACCCCCAGGAGCCGGGAGATGCTGGgagccccccctgcacccctccATGGGGTgaggagcccccgctgccccccggtgAAGACCCCGATGCCAAAGTCCCGGTGGAGGGCGAGCACCCCCCGACACCCCCTaaacagcaggaggaggaggatgatgatgatgaagaagaGGTGACAGCGGGACCCCTCCCCGAGGAGCGCGGGGAGGTTGCCCCCAACCCCCCCGAGGCCGTTTCGGTGCCCTCGGACCCCCCAGCAGAGCCCGGGACCCCCGAGGACCCCGCACCCCAAGAGGTCCCGGTTGAGGTTTCGGTGCCGGCCGCCTCCAAACTCGTCCAAGTGCCTCCTCCcggctcttcctcctcctcctcttcctcaccgcCGCCCTCGGAGGACACCTCAGGGCTCGCCCCAAGGCTGGAGGAGCACCCGGCGGCCCCACCGGCCTCCAGGAAGAGGCTGGAGG CGCCGGAGCCGTCCCCGCAGAAGGAGAAGGCGCGGGGCAGGAAGGCACCGGGCGGCCCCAAAACCACACGGGGGTCGGAGGCGGCGGAGGGGGGACCCCGCCGGGCCCCCCGGGGCTCGGTGCAATCCGAATCGAGCTCGTCCAGCGAGGCCGAGCTGCCCTATAACTGCCCCGGCGCCCCCGAACACCTCCCTGCCATCGCCCTGCTGGAGGACAAGGCGGCGCCGCGGCGGGGAGAGGCCAACCATAAAG GGTCGTGCAACGAGTCGGAGAGCAACGACGAATCCATCCCGGAGCTGGAGGAGCCCGAGGGCGCGGAGCCGCGGCCGGCGCAGACCCAG GCACCGCTCACCCACTCGCTGGGCACGGGGGAGGAGAGCATCAGCAAAGCCAAGCAGAGCCGGAGCGAGAAGAAGGCCAGGAAG GCCATGTCCAAGCTGGGCTTGAGGCAGATCCACGGCGTCACCCGCATCACCATCCGCAAATCCAAGAACATCCTCTTCGTCATCACCAAACCCGACGTCTTCAAGAGCCCCGCGTCCGACATCTACATCGTTTTCGGGGAAGCCAAG ATCGAGGACCTGTCGCAGCAGGTGCACAAGGCGGCGGCGGAGAAATTCAAGGTGCCCATGGAGCACTCGCCCCTCATCACCGAGACGGCGCCCGCGCTCACCATCAAGGAGGagagcgaggaggaggaggag GTGGATGAGACGGGGCTGGAGGTGCGGGACATCGAGCTGGTCATGGCCCAAGCCAACGTCTCGCGCCCCAAAGCCGTGCGGGCGCTGCGGCACAACAACAACGACATCGTCAACGCCATCATG GAGCTGACCATGTAG